Proteins from a genomic interval of Capsicum annuum cultivar UCD-10X-F1 chromosome 4, UCD10Xv1.1, whole genome shotgun sequence:
- the LOC107867688 gene encoding U-box domain-containing protein 27 — MVRNRREELYVTVPSLFRCPISMDVMKSPVSLCTGVTYDRSSIQTWLSQGHNTCPATMQILPCTDFTPNLTLRRLINVWLQHQTTTASSLGAVTPSLSAVTKSEVVEIVKSINGEISQLSNLVKIVEFVKCSGENRRFFVNLSDAIVNVVGVLVDCDEVEICESVVAVLDLVVSENGVKEQLNNEILRSDRRVLPKLLSIFRKGKLSSRIQTARILEFIASDADSQRKIVEEQGLLHELHVFTSTETNRFAIEAGLSTLIAVSTTRLAKKELIRFGIVQAIGKVLTGSETARPVVEKSLKLLETVATCTEGRTAIGKCEECLSAIVTRLMKSTRAATEHGVAVLWSVCSLARDAAAREVVRKVNGLTKVLLVMQSDCSAGVRQMCGELVKALRVGNNNKNYSKSCLASYDTKTTHIMPY, encoded by the coding sequence ATGGTGAGAAATAGGAGAGAAGAACTATACGTTACCGTTCCGAGTCTTTTCCGATGTCCGATTTCCATGGACGTAATGAAGTCTCCCGTAAGTCTCTGCACCGGCGTCACTTACGATCGGAGCTCCATTCAAACTTGGCTTTCTCAAGGCCACAATACTTGTCCCGCCACCATGCAAATCCTTCCTTGTACAGATTTCACACCTAACCTCACTCTCCGGAGGCTTATCAACGTTTGGCTTCAGCATCAGACGACGACGGCGAGTTCACTGGGAGCTGTAACGCCGTCTTTATCTGCTGTAACTAAGTCGGAAGTTGTAGAAATTGTGAAAAGTATCAACGGCGAGATAAGCCAGTTGAGTAATTTGGTGAAGATTGTGGAATTTGTGAAATGTTCTGGGGAGAATCGGAGGTTTTTTGTGAATTTGAGTGATGCGATTGTGAATGTTGTTGGAGTTTTGGTAGATTGTGATGAGGTTGAAATTTGTGAATCGGTTGTTGCGGTTTTGGATTTGGTTGTATCGGAGAATGGAGTGAAAGAGCAGTTGAACAATGAGATTTTGCGGAGCGATCGGAGAGTTCTACCCAAATTACTCTCGATTTTTCGTAAAGGGAAGCTGAGTTCGAGGATTCAAACTGCTCGGATTCTGGAATTCATCGCATCAGACGCCGATTCGCAGAGGAAGATAGTCGAGGAGCAAGGTTTACTCCACGAATTGCACGTATTCACCAGCACGGAGACGAACCGGTTCGCGATAGAAGCCGGTTTATCAACTCTAATCGCGGTTTCAACCACTCGACTAGCGAAAAAAGAGCTCATCCGGTTCGGAATTGTACAAGCAATTGGAAAAGTCCTTACCGGTTCAGAAACCGCTCGGCCGGTGGTTGAGAAGTCGTTAAAACTCTTAGAAACAGTAGCAACCTGTACGGAAGGGAGAACGGCGATCGGGAAATGCGAGGAGTGCTTATCGGCGATAGTTACGCGCCTGATGAAGAGCACGAGAGCCGCCACGGAGCACGGCGTTGCGGTGCTGTGGAGCGTGTGCAGCTTAGCGCGTGATGCGGCGGCGCGTGAGGTGGTGCGGAAGGTGAATGGGCTGACGAAGGTGTTGCTGGTAATGCAAAGTGATTGTTCAGCCGGCGTACGGCAAATGTGTGGGGAGTTGGTCAAAGCATTGCGCGTGGGGAATAATAATAAGAACTATTCAAAGTCGTGTTTGGCGAGTTATGATACCAAAACTACTCACATTATGCCCTactga